The DNA sequence GAAACTTTCGTTTGTGCTATCGTTGAAATTGTATCTGGAAGACGGTAAATGGGCCGTTGAAGAATCTGGAACGTTGCAAGTGCAGACAAGATCTTTCCTGATTCAAGGGGGATCCCCATAAGCATACAGGTACCAAAAGTAACCACGGATACAAATGTGGGGGATCCCCAAAACACAAATGCGGTCACGGCTCcagtataaacatttttttttagccAACCTTGTTCATTTTTCCTGAGTTCGGTTATTTTTGATAGAAACTTCATTTCCCATCCTTGTAGTTTGAGGATCCTCATGTTCCTTAGAATCTCAGATGTGGCCTTCATTCTTGTATCTTTTGACTCCATCAACTTCTTTTGAAACTTCTCTTGCAATGATCCCAATGGAGCATTTGCCAACATAATAACAACTGTTGCAACAAAAGCAGCAATTGAAGCCAGCCCAAggtttttatacaaaatcaaCAGGGCTAATGTAACTTGCAGAGCCACCATCCACAAATCATGGATAAACCAACTGAAAACACCAACTCTTTCCGCATCAACAGTCATGAAATTGATTATTTCCCCAGAAGTGTGGTCCTGCTTTGATTGACAAGAAAGGGTAAGAGCCTTATTATAGATCATCGTGACAAGAAGTGCTCGGATTCGGAGTCCAACTTGCTGCAACCTAAAGGACCTATGCAATTCGGTCAGGCACTCCACAAgctttgcaaagaaaaatgcaGAAACCAAAAAATACCCCTGGTTTTCATACAGCCGTTGTCCATCGAGGTACTGAACAAAACCATCAATGAGATATGGACCAACATAAGAAGCCAAAGTGTTTAACAATACAAGAAAAGCTGTGATAAGAATCTCCTTCCATGCTGAAATTATTAACGACTTCACCAACTTCAGTGTGGTGACACTATTAATTCCACCACAATCAGCCTCAACTTTCTCTCTGAAAGTTGGAAAAGTACCAATTACACTATCTCTGCTGTCTAGTTGAGGAACATCCTCAAGGTCCAGGGTCTTCTGATTACCAACGGCTATAAGAGGACCTACCCAAGAGAAGGTAAGAATGCTCAAAATTCCAGCATATGAGAAAGGGGTAACTGTGTCCCCACCCTTGGTCTCTTTTGACTCCAAGGAATCAGAATTCAAAAGAGGTTCCTGAATGCCGTTATCAACATGAACCTCGTTTTTCACAAAATACCCCACGTAACAGAAGAACAAACCAACACAAGTGGACACCAGAAACCAAGTACTGTGTTGGCAGAGAAACGCGTCTCCCAGACATAACAACAATGTCCACCACGATGCAATAGCAAGAAACAAAGAGGTAGAAAGCGCACCAGGCTCTGAAGAAGAACGAGAACCTTTTTTCTGCGAAACTGAAAAAACCCTTTTGCAAGCAAACACAAACAACTCCCCAAGCAAGCGTTTTCAGCGCCAAATCCAAAAGGGTCATGCAGAGCTTTTCTTCTGACCAGCCACCTTTATACCAGTATAAGTAGTTAAGCAAACAGAAGATGAAATTGAAAGCGGAAACACCAAGCGAACAAAACACGGTCATTTTGATAAGGGTGTTGTTGGGTTTCTCCTTAGACTCGTCCCTGGCACCTGCTGTGAATTTCCTCAAAACCCATGACAGCAAAACCGCCACGAGCAACAGCAGGTGGAGGAAACCGGACAAGCCATGAAGGAAAATGGGTTTGAGCAGAATAGCAGTGGAAAGGTGTACGTGGGAAAGTGACAACATAGTGTACTAGGATCTAGGAAGGAATGGAATACTAGATAGTACGGAAGATGAAATTTTTTAGGTTATGAAGAGTGTGTGCGCAGAGAAGGGAAGTGCAGTCAAAAAGGAGTTCCTTGGGAAGATGGTAACGTGGTGAGCAAGAGTGGAGTTGAGTTGACGACAAGGCCAAGGtggaatttaattgaattaataataaatgttagGTTATcataatttacattaaattctAGATTCAGACTTCATTactattctttaattttttaaaagttgataGCTGCTCTCCCTTGTAGAATAGTTGCGAAGTGGGGTAccttcttttgttgttgttcaacTTGTAGAAGGTGACGTGAAATTGCAgtagaatattaaaatttttaactttCTATACAACTTCTTGGtctacattaaaaatattaatgtgtccacaaaaaaaaaatcatgcacCACATAATCAACCCTTACTTTTGTTCAAAAGTGGAGCAGGTTGAATGGATGATGGTCAACAGTTCTACGATGATTGGCTATCTACATGGTTGAATGGAACTGATTGTGAAGTGGTAGCTGAGATTTACAACCTGCTATGGCAGTGAAGAAATCATAGGCTGTTTGATTGAGAGTAGATTTTGGACAGTGGAGCATGTTACCGCAAAAGCTGATACTCTTTTAGTCTTCAAAGGGGCGCATGATTTTGATCAATCTTTATAAGTTTCCACCCAAAGATCTAGTTAAATGGAACATTGCTTGATGCCTCAGAGAAAAAGACCAAATTAAGGTACAGGATTTGGTAAAATTTATTTGAGATTGGAGGGTTGATGTTTTAGCATATCCGCAACCAATGTCATGCCCGAATGTGTTCAACCAGATGTTGCTGAGGTACTTTGTTTGAGATTGGCCATAATCAAACAGATTGCAAGAAACTGCATGCATGAAGCATGATACATGGCAGAAAGGGTCATAGCTACTTTGCAGCTTTGAGTTTAAGGAGACATATTGAATGCAGGACTTTCCTCACCAAGTTGCCAtccgaattaaaaaaaatcctcactTTATGTTTCCCCCCCTAAAATCAccaatacaaataaatattagatatttaactattttaaatttagtaaagtaaaattataaatatttttacaaaattcttttaatttcaatttatttgaaaattttattttatattaaaatctttttttcatcttaaatttcatttatttgtacttttaaattattttttttaattttcttaaatttgttctaaattttcttcttgaatttaCACTATTTACATAGTAGTTAATATTTTcagttaattatttaaatgaattgTATAcagtacattttataattttcaatgtttttattcttcttgTTAAATTACACTATTTACACAGAATATTGCATGAAACTATTCGCGCCTTTCTTACTTGTCGTTGTTCTCATAAATGCTCACGGTAGAACAAATATTATCTACAAACTACGAATTAACAAAGCACTACCGATgaagataagaagaagaaaaaatccaaAGTACTACCAATATCAGAGGACCTCATATTGATATGTCCACCACTTATTAACTATTTCATTGGTTATTACATTTCTAGTTATTctttaataaatgttttattattgtttttcttgataaatttattattatcttaaaatcaagtcctttttttcttataacatGTTACTGCTCCTCTTTATTTTACGTCCTTtaatatggattttttttaaaaaaaaaagagaagtccCCCCTCGCCTACAccgaattatatttttaatattttattaaaatattaatcatcaagtttttggttaataattgtaattatattttattctctaaaacGTATACTTCCTCAATTTTGGAAAGTCAAATATACATTTTTGTGTAATTTAGAGCCATGCTTTTCTTCTcgattctttttcatttattcttgTATCATGCATTATACCCTATTCTTTTTCTCCTATGACAGTCATACATATTTTCCCCGGGCATTCTCTTAATTATCAAGTCATTGGGCTCATCTACAATATTCAATCTTCTCCCTAGAGGAGAAGCAAACCATGCATGCTCTATAAGACTCTTCACATAGAAGCAACACATGAATTGTCCAGATCTAGAACAAATTGGATCAACATCCAAACTGGATGGATGAAGCTTGAGAGTACCAAGAGCATGAAAATAGTCAGATTTCACATTATTGTATCTCCTTCGAAGGGGAATGGAAAGAATTTTTGTAGCAACAGGTTCCTGAAAAAGATGTTGAACATCCCACTGAAGAGTTTCATGGTTAATTTAGTCAGCCACCAGTAAATTCTTATATACCATCATACCGCTACTCCAAGGAATAAGATTAGAATCAGTATTCGGATCCACCTGTCCTCCCAGAGTTTAACCAAATTTCCATCTCCAAAGTCCCCCATATTCATCTAACTTATTAGTACTATTTTTTAGTGATGTGTGAGCATTTCATATATCAAACACTTCATAAATAGCTattgtttcttttcatttctctctttcttatCACTTTTTCATATTACAGTCATGTTCTCTCTAAATGTCACGTAGATTTTAGATACCTGTGAATTATTTTCCTTATTAAACTCTTTAGTCTATTTATTAACTTAACATtcaatatttaatacaaatattGACAAGACAATGTTGTAAATTATCATGGTATTTCATTCATTGGTTTGACACCTTTCTCTATTTATTCTAGGAATTATAAAATGGCACAGGTGAATGTAACCTCATGGCATCTCTGATGGTGCACTTTAAGTATATTAATTGGTGCAAATCTGCCTCATCCACATATCCTTTGTTATCAAACTCCTTTCTCACCTCATCCTTCCATAAATCCTCTAAGGTTCTTCCCATATTTATTCCAATAAACATTGCGTAGAGATATTACAGTTTCACGCACTTCCCAATTACAAAAGGCTAAAAGAAAAGGCACAATAATAATAGACATAAAGAAGGAAATACCATAGAACACATCTTATGAGTTCTCACAATGTGAGACAATTTATATGACTTCTTTCGAAACTTATTAAATCGAGTTGACTAATTAGAGGACATTATACTGCCTTTGGTCTACACATACTAAGAATGCATCAAAACCAACTCGATTTTCTATTTGACTTTTGTATAAATCTTACCACAATAATTTCATCCTTCACCCTTGTAAAGAGAATAGAGTATTTCACAGCTAAAAgccctattttataaaatccatttttctataaataaaacaagaaaatccATGTAATCCACCAGATTTTCGTCATTGTCAACAAACTTCTGTTTCTGTATGTTTCAATCAATGATCATCAGATTTCTCAAAACTGGAGTTGGACCTCATGGTATACTCAGCAACAAGTTGAGCAAAAGATGATGACTTATTCTCCAGCAGCCTTGTTGGGGTGTCATACTCCTCAATAAGTCCTGCAGCAATGCCTAACCAAATCAGACAACGAAACATGAAGGCACAGAATATCAAAGTTCTCTGAAGAATGACATCCTTTCCTAACCTTGACTGAGAAGCAGAACCATATCACTGTCTAGAACAGAAGTTATTCGATGTGCAATGGTAATGACTGTAGAGTCAGAGAAATGTTGCCTAAGAGTTTGCTGAATCAAATTATCCGTAGCTGTATCAACTGATGCAGTGGCTTCATCAAGCACCAAAACCTTGCTTTTCTTAAGCAGCACCCTGCCAAGGCAGACCAACTGCCTCTGACCCATACTCCAATTCTCACCATTCTCAGTAACTACAACATCAAGTTCAACAATAGCAATAAGTTCAAGGTTAGATTTACTATGCATTTAAGTACAATAAGGATCGAAGACAAACCTTTGGAGTCGagctttccttctttctttctaaCTTCATCTCCAAGTTGACACTTATCCAAGGCCTATTTAAAAGAATGTAAATAAGTGAACGCAATAGAAATTTAAAGAATGATTACAAGTATAATCTTTTGGACAGAACTTAGTGTCTACATATAAAACCAACCCacctcccaaatttcttcatcAGTGTATTCTTCCAGGGGGTCCAAATTATTTCTCACGGTCCCTTCAAACATTGTTGGATCTTGAGGAATGATGCTTAGTCTAGACCTCAAATCATGAAGTCCAATTGAAGAGATGTTGATGCTGTCAATCATAACTTGGCCGGCAGTAGGCTCAACAATTCGGAAAAGTGTTTGTATGAGAGTGGATTTACCACTTCCTGTTCTCCCAACAATGCCAGTTTTCAGTCCTCCACGAAATTTGCATGTAAGACCGCGCAAGACAAGTGGGAGATGTGGAGCATAACGAACCTTCATCATGGGCAAGACATCATTACAAACGTCGCACAAACATCTTGTAAAAATTATGCTATGAAATATGTTGGCATGATTTTTCTGTTTCAGAAGCTAATTAGTTGCCATTACAGAAAGGAAAACCTTGATATGAACTTGATAAATCAATTAAccgaaaaatgaaagaaaacaaaagcacAAAACCATAAACATATAATAGCTCAAACTACCTTCAAATCTTGTATATCAACCTCGCCATATGAAGGCCAAGAAGGATCTGGCCGATTATCGTCTACAACAAGGGAAGGCTCACAAGGAATACAAGTATACTGAAGTATTCTTTCTACTGATATAATTTTGTTCTCCATATTGCAGAGATTCCATATCATCCAACCTTGTACAATGTTCAAATTAAGTCCATATGTAACAGCTAAACCAGCAAGGccttcaaaatcacaaaaaagttataaaagagAAACTATTATGTTTAATTCCATATTACATTAGaagattaaattttgatttgtaaCAGATAGGAATAACTCACCTGGATCTATGAATCCCTGTGGAATAGATATTAAGAATATTAAGGAAAAGGCAAATGTGATAGAAGACAACATATCCAAACGGAAACACAACCATTCCACGGCACCAGCAATATTGAACATTGGCCGAGAATATCCATCAGTCAGTTTCATATTTGTTTCCTGAAATCTTGACTGCTGATCAAAGCTTCTAATAGTTGTAGTACCAGAAATTGTTTCAGCAAAGTGTTGAATGATTGGGGCTTTGCAGACTCCAACTAAGCGTGATAGTTCTCGGGCTGATGGAATATAATATTGCTGCAATATTCTAAGCTTGTAAGATGTTATATATCATCATGTAATATTGTATAATGGAGtcaattttgcaaaatatgtttggttcatAAGCTGTGCTGTTAAGGCCATTGACAGAGAAGGATGCAAATAATGCAAGAAATATGTGTCACTTTATTATCAGTAGTTACATGGTCAGATTAATACCTGATACAAGACGCTGATTGCTATCACAGGTATAAAGACAACGAAAACCTGCCATGCAGCTTGAGACATCACTGCTATAATTCCCAGAAGCTGGATCAAAATGAAGGCAAATGATGCAATTTGATAAGGAATGTCTGTATCCAATGCACTTTGATCGGTCGAAGCCTGCAAGAGAACAATAGGAAGAGACACAAGTGAcacaatattatataatttatagttGCTGAAAACATTTAACAAAATGAGGGAACTATTAATCTAGAGGGAAAATGCTATTTAAGACACAAAAATCATATCTCTAAAATCAATGACAAAAATGGAAAATACATACTCTGTTAAGGATTCGTCCACTTGGAGTGGAATCGAAAAATGACATTGGAGCACGGAAAATGCAGAAGTGCATTTTATTGAAGAGTATAGTAGCTGTTTTATAACCAGCTGTTACAAGAAGTATTGCTCTGGCAAGGATGCAGAAAGAACTTCCAATGGCCAAACCAACATAGACTGCTATAAGAGTCGTTCCTTCAACAGGTGGCTGCACATCCTCTGAGATGGGAGTCGCCCAAACCATCCAATAATTACTTCCAATTTGAAGAGCTTGAAAAAGAATCTGAGCCAACAATATGAATGGTACAAGAGCTCCACCATATGCTGTTGTGATACATTTCCAATAGACTGAAAACCCAACTTtacctttctctctttcttcttcctgaacAAGCTGGCCTTGTGGTTCACTTTTATCGTCTGTTTTACCGTTTTGCTCATCTTTGctatcctttttttctttaaaaccaTGTGCACCAGAGAGGTTTACATCTTGTTCCAACACACTTATTTCATTAGATACCGCCGCTCCATCCAATGAATCTAGTGTagacaaagcttttttgtgtgCACCAACAAGTTCCATAAAATCAGCACCACTATTAAGCAGATCTGTATATTTTCCACATTGAGTAATTTTCCCATCTTTCATGACCTAACAACAAGGATAACAAGATGGATTAAAAAACAAACCTATTTCTACATTAAtgacaataaaattgtaaaaaccaCTCACCAATATAAGGTCAGCAGCAGGTAAGAACTCCACTTGATGAGTGACATAAACCACTGTCTTTGAACATAAAAGGCCTAGCAAGCATTCCTGCCATACACAAAACAGAAAGGTTCACTTACATAAATACTACAACTAGAGTCATGCTGTTGGAAGAACCACATTTCAAAAGAGTTAAATCAAGGAAAATTATTTGTATTCTGCAATGCACAAACAGATTTAGTAGCTCAGGTTATATTGcacataataaacaaaataatgaaaccaaATTACCTTAAAGAGGTGAGATCCTGTGTGAGCATCCACAGCACTGAAAGGGTCATCAAATAGATATATATCAGCATCTTGGTAAAGTGCACGTGCAATTTGTATTCTTTGCTTCTGTCCACCACTCAAATTTATTCCACGTTCTCCTATAATTGTCTGATCACCAAATGATAAAATCTCCAGATCCTTCTTCAGGGAGCAGGCTTCAAGTACCTTCTCATACCTTTCCCTATCCATGCATTCACCAAACAATATATTATCCTCTATCTTGCCGCTTTGTATCCATGAAGATTGAGCAACATAGGCTTTTGTTCCGCAAACCTTAAGGATGCCTGATATCTTTGGCACTTCTCCCAATACACAAGAAAGTAAAGTAGACTTGCCTGATCCAACAGTACCACACACAGCAACCCTCATCCCATGAAAAACTTTAAGATTTATATTTTGCAAAGTTGGACTAGGGGAAGATAAATCCCAAGAGAAGTTTCCATCAACTACTTCAATTGCTGTATCGGAACTGCCCCAAGGAAGCTTCTCTACAACATCAGACCGTAAGTCATCAAGACGAAGGAATGACACAATCCTATCAAGAGAAACTTTAGTTTGTGCTATCATCGAAATTGTATCTGGAAGATTGTAAATGGGCTCTTGAAGAGTCCGAAATGTTGCAAGTGCAGACAAGATCTTCCCTGATTCAAGGGGGATCCCTATAAGCATACAAGTACCAAAAGTAACCACAGATACAAATGTGGGGGAACCCCAAAACACAAATGTGGT is a window from the Glycine max cultivar Williams 82 chromosome 2, Glycine_max_v4.0, whole genome shotgun sequence genome containing:
- the LOC100818714 gene encoding ABC transporter C family member 3 isoform X2, producing MLSLSNVHLSTAVLLKPIFLHGLSGFLHLLLLVAVVLSWVWRKFTAGPGDESKKKPNNSLFKTTVFSSLALSAFNFLLCFINYFYWYTSGWSEEKLVTLLDLALKTLAWGVVCVCLQKAFFSSGQRRFSFFFSAWFTFYLSVSCYCIVVDIVVMSGRRVSLPTQYLVSDAVSTCVGFFFCYVGYFVKNEVHVDNDIQEPLLNADSLESKETKGGDTVTPFSNAGILSILTFSWVGPLIAVGNKKTLDLEDVPQLDSRDSVIGAFPTFREKVEADCGGINSVTTLKLVKSLIISAWKEILITAFLVLLKTLASYVGPYLIDGFVQYLGGQRLYENQGYFLVSAFFFAKLVECLTRRHWFFRLQQVGLRIRALLVTMIYNKALTLSCQSKQGHTSGEIINFMTVDAERVGVFSWYMHDLWMVVLQVTLALLILYKNLGLASIAAFVATVIIMLANVPLGSLQEKFQKKLMESKDTRMKATSEILRNMRILKLQGWEMKFLLKITELRKNEQGWLKKYVYTAALTTFVFWGSPTFVSVVTFGTCMLIGIPLESGKILSALATFRTLQEPIYNLPDTISMIAQTKVSLDRIVSFLRLDDLRSDVVEKLPWGSSDTAIEVVDGNFSWDLSSPSPTLQNINLKVFHGMRVAVCGTVGSGKSTLLSCVLGEVPKISGILKVCGTKAYVAQSSWIQSGKIEDNILFGECMDRERYEKVLEACSLKKDLEILSFGDQTIIGERGINLSGGQKQRIQIARALYQDADIYLFDDPFSAVDAHTGSHLFKECLLGLLCSKTVVYVTHQVEFLPAADLILVMKDGKITQCGKYTDLLNSGADFMELVGAHKKALSTLDSLDGAAVSNEISVLEQDVNLSGAHGFKEKKDSKDEQNGKTDDKSEPQGQLVQEEEREKGKVGFSVYWKCITTAYGGALVPFILLAQILFQALQIGSNYWMVWATPISEDVQPPVEGTTLIAVYVGLAIGSSFCILARAILLVTAGYKTATILFNKMHFCIFRAPMSFFDSTPSGRILNRASTDQSALDTDIPYQIASFAFILIQLLGIIAVMSQAAWQVFVVFIPVIAISVLYQNIAAILYSISPRTITLSWSLQSPNHSTLC
- the LOC100818714 gene encoding ABC transporter C family member 3 isoform X1; its protein translation is MLSLSNVHLSTAVLLKPIFLHGLSGFLHLLLLVAVVLSWVWRKFTAGPGDESKKKPNNSLFKTTVFSSLALSAFNFLLCFINYFYWYTSGWSEEKLVTLLDLALKTLAWGVVCVCLQKAFFSSGQRRFSFFFSAWFTFYLSVSCYCIVVDIVVMSGRRVSLPTQYLVSDAVSTCVGFFFCYVGYFVKNEVHVDNDIQEPLLNADSLESKETKGGDTVTPFSNAGILSILTFSWVGPLIAVGNKKTLDLEDVPQLDSRDSVIGAFPTFREKVEADCGGINSVTTLKLVKSLIISAWKEILITAFLVLLKTLASYVGPYLIDGFVQYLGGQRLYENQGYFLVSAFFFAKLVECLTRRHWFFRLQQVGLRIRALLVTMIYNKALTLSCQSKQGHTSGEIINFMTVDAERVGVFSWYMHDLWMVVLQVTLALLILYKNLGLASIAAFVATVIIMLANVPLGSLQEKFQKKLMESKDTRMKATSEILRNMRILKLQGWEMKFLLKITELRKNEQGWLKKYVYTAALTTFVFWGSPTFVSVVTFGTCMLIGIPLESGKILSALATFRTLQEPIYNLPDTISMIAQTKVSLDRIVSFLRLDDLRSDVVEKLPWGSSDTAIEVVDGNFSWDLSSPSPTLQNINLKVFHGMRVAVCGTVGSGKSTLLSCVLGEVPKISGILKVCGTKAYVAQSSWIQSGKIEDNILFGECMDRERYEKVLEACSLKKDLEILSFGDQTIIGERGINLSGGQKQRIQIARALYQDADIYLFDDPFSAVDAHTGSHLFKECLLGLLCSKTVVYVTHQVEFLPAADLILVMKDGKITQCGKYTDLLNSGADFMELVGAHKKALSTLDSLDGAAVSNEISVLEQDVNLSGAHGFKEKKDSKDEQNGKTDDKSEPQGQLVQEEEREKGKVGFSVYWKCITTAYGGALVPFILLAQILFQALQIGSNYWMVWATPISEDVQPPVEGTTLIAVYVGLAIGSSFCILARAILLVTAGYKTATILFNKMHFCIFRAPMSFFDSTPSGRILNRASTDQSALDTDIPYQIASFAFILIQLLGIIAVMSQAAWQVFVVFIPVIAISVLYQQYYIPSARELSRLVGVCKAPIIQHFAETISGTTTIRSFDQQSRFQETNMKLTDGYSRPMFNIAGAVEWLCFRLDMLSSITFAFSLIFLISIPQGFIDPGLAGLAVTYGLNLNIVQGWMIWNLCNMENKIISVERILQYTCIPCEPSLVVDDNRPDPSWPSYGEVDIQDLKVRYAPHLPLVLRGLTCKFRGGLKTGIVGRTGSGKSTLIQTLFRIVEPTAGQVMIDSINISSIGLHDLRSRLSIIPQDPTMFEGTVRNNLDPLEEYTDEEIWEALDKCQLGDEVRKKEGKLDSKVTENGENWSMGQRQLVCLGRVLLKKSKVLVLDEATASVDTATDNLIQQTLRQHFSDSTVITIAHRITSVLDSDMVLLLSQGLIEEYDTPTRLLENKSSSFAQLVAEYTMRSNSSFEKSDDH